Genomic segment of Streptosporangium sp. NBC_01755:
GCCCGCCTCCATCGCCCGGCGCAGGTAGCCGGGCCTGCCGAACGTGGTCAGGATCAGCACCCGGCAGCCGGGCAGGTGGTCCCGGAGCCCTGCCGCGGCCTCCAGGCCGCTGATCCCCGGCATCTCGACGTCCAGCAGGGCGATGTCGGGACGCGTGTCGAGCGCGGCGGCCACGACCTCGTCGCCCCCGGTGACCGTGGCGACGACCTCGATGTCGTCCTCCAGGCCGAGAAGCAGGGCCAGCGCGCTGCGCATCATGCCCTGATCCTCCGCCAGCAGCACCCTGATCATGGAAGTGTTCCTCCTCGACGGAAAACCAGCGATCGCATGAGCGCCGACCTCGGCGGCAAGCAGGTGATCATGGAAGACTCCTCCCCGGTGGGAAACCGCCGATCATCGGAGCGTTCCCAGGGAGACCGTCGGCAGTGGGAGCGTCTCTGAGCCGGAAGTCGCCGATCACGGGAGCGTCACCCGCAGCAGGAAGCCGTCGCGGCCGACGGTCTCCAGCGTGCCGCCGAGCGCGACGACCCGCTCGGCCAGGCCGCGCAGGCCGTTGCCGGAGGCGTCCGCTTCGGCTCCCCGGCCGTCGTCGCGGATCTCCAGCACCGTGCCCTCCAGGGTGATCGCGCAGGTGCGGGCGGCGCTGTGGCGGACGACATTGGTCACGCCCTCCCGTACGGCCCAGCCCAGCAGGGCGTCGGCCTCCGGCGCGGGGCGGCCCTCGGAGACGGTGACCGTGGCGGCGATGCCCGCGTCGGCCAGTACCGTGCGCGCCGAGGCCAGCTCGGCGGCCAGCCCGCGCCCCCGGTAGCCGCTGACCGCGGCCCTCACCTCGGTCAGCGCCTCCCGGCCGACCGCCTCGATGTCCACCGCCTGCCGCACCGCCGCCTCCGCGTCGCGGGGGGCCAGCCGCCGTACGGCCTCGGCCTTGACCACCATCACCGACAGGGTGTGCCCGAGCAGGTCGTGCAGGTCGCGGGAGAAGCGCAGCCGCTCCTCGGCCACCGCGACCCGGGCCAGTTCCTCACGGGTCTCCTGGAGCTCGGTGATCACGGAGAACAGCTTCAGCACGACGCTGACCACCAGGCCGCCGGTGGTCGTTCCCCAGGTGGCCAGGGAGATGCTCTCCCAGCTCGCTCCCGCGCGCCACATCACCACGGTCAGCGCGAGCGTCAGTACGGTGAGCAGGAGGTAGACGGACCTGCCACGCAGCACGACCCCGCAGGCGATCGTCATCAGCGGTGCGAGGTAGAACCAGTTCTGCGCCGGCCCCGCCAGCAGCAGGAAGATCACCACCAGCAGCCCGGCCAGGGCCACGGTCGCCGCTCGTCGCCGGCCGTGGAAGGACAGCCGGATGCAGAGCATGTACAGGGCGGCGAAGGCGACGACGCCCAGTGCGGCCGGCGCCGCCGGCCGTACGTGCCCTGCCACGAGGTCGCTGATCGGGGGATAGGCGATCAGCAGCCACGGATAGAAGGCGAGCTCCCCAGGCTCCTGCCTTCTCCCCCTCCCCGACCATTTCCGTCTGGCCGCTTCCATCCGTTTTGGTTTCGCCTTTCTCGGCCCTTCCGGCCTCTCTCGCTCCGTCACCCCCGCTCCCTCCGGCTCTCCGCTCATCCGGCCACTCCTATCACGCGACTCACACCACGCGCCCGGCCCGGCGGTAGCCGTACACCGCCAGGATCCCGAAGGCGACCAGCCAGCCGGTCAGGATCAGTGCCACGCCGGCCTCGGGTGCCTGGCCGAAGGCGACCTTTCGTGCCAGGTCGGCGTAGGTGAAGCTCGGTGTCCACTCCGCGAGCGTCTTCAGCCAGGAGGGGAAGCCCTCGGTGGGCAGCCACAGACCTCCGACGATCGCCAGCGCCATGTTGGCCGCGATGTTGAGCACGGCGGCGGTCTGGCCGCTGAACCGGTAGCCGATGGCCAGGCCGAGCAGGGTGAAGGGCAGGGAACCCGCCCAGAGCAGGAGCACGATCGAGGCCCACTGCCAGATCTCCAGCCGCACCCCGTTGAGCAACGCCGCCGACAGGCACACGCCGGCGATCGCGGGCAGCACCACGAGCATGCCGGTGCCCGCCTTGCCGGCGATCACCCGTACCGGCGCCAGGGGAGTGATGCGCAGCTGCCGCAGCCAGCCCGCCGTCCTGTCCTCGGCGATGCCGGTGCCGTTGTTGAAAGCCGAGCCGATCGCGCCGAAGGCGGCCATGCTGACCATCACGTGCAGGGCGGCCCAGGTACGGTCGTCGCCCGCTATGCCGAGGTTGGTGAAGATCAGGTACATCACCACGGGCATTGTGAAACCCAGGATCACGTATCCCGTGTCTCGGCGGCTTCTGGCGATCTCCAGGCGGATGTAGCCGAGCATCAGGCGTCCACTCCCGTCAGTGCGATGAAGGCGTCCTCGAGCGCGGCGGGAGCCACCTCAAGGTCTCGTACGGCTCCGGCCTCGGCCAGCGCCAGGACCGTGGCGTCGGCGTCGCGGGTGCGCAGGTGGGCGCGGTTCCCGCGGATCTCCACGGAGGTGACCCCGGGAAGGCGTTCCAGCAGTGCGACGTCCTCGGCGGGGGCGGTGACGCTGACCGTGGTCAGCGACACCAGGCGCTTGATCTCCCGGCTGGTGCCGTCGGCCACGATCCGGCCCCTGTCGATCACCACTACCCGGTCGGCGTACTCGTCGGCCTCCTCCAGGTAGTGGGTGGAGAACAGCACGGTCCTGCCGCGCGCGGCGAAGGCGCGCATGCTCTCCCAGAACTCCCGCCTGGCCCGGACGTCCAGCGCCGCGGTCGGCTCGTCCAGCAGGATCAGCTCAGGGTCCCCGGCCAGCGCCAGCGCGAAGCGGAGGCGCTGCGCCTGGCCGCCCGACAGCCGTTCCACCCTGCGGCCGGCCAGTTCCTCCAGCCCCGCGACGGCCAGCACCTCCCGTAGCGGGAGCGGCGCCCGGTAGGTCCCGGAGACGAAACCGAGCAACTCGCCGACCGTGGTCCGGGAGACGAGGCCGCCCTCCTGGGGCATCGCCGCCAGCCGCCCGCCCCGGATCGCGGCCTCCGGGGCGCCCCCGAACACGCGTACCGTCCCGGAGTCGGGGGCCAGCAGCCCGAGCAGCAGCCCGATACCGGTCGACTTGCCCGCGCCGTTGGGGCCGAGCAGGGCGACGGTCTGCCCGGCGGGGATGTCGAGGCTGAGGTCGTCCACGGCGCGTACCGCCCCGAAACGTTTGGTCACGTTCTTGAGTGACACCGCGTCATTCGTCATGCGAAAGACGCTACGGAGGGCGCGGGATCCCCGGTAGATCCATCGATCCAGGGCTGCCCGGGACAAATGTCACCTCTCGGTGCTCGCGGAATTCCGGGCTCGTCACCGGAACCGCAGCGTGGAGGCCCCGATGTTCACGGCAGGCCTCCGCCGGCCCTGCCAGGGCCGGCGCCTCCGGTGGACCTGTCGTGGGGGCCATC
This window contains:
- a CDS encoding sensor histidine kinase gives rise to the protein MEAARRKWSGRGRRQEPGELAFYPWLLIAYPPISDLVAGHVRPAAPAALGVVAFAALYMLCIRLSFHGRRRAATVALAGLLVVIFLLLAGPAQNWFYLAPLMTIACGVVLRGRSVYLLLTVLTLALTVVMWRAGASWESISLATWGTTTGGLVVSVVLKLFSVITELQETREELARVAVAEERLRFSRDLHDLLGHTLSVMVVKAEAVRRLAPRDAEAAVRQAVDIEAVGREALTEVRAAVSGYRGRGLAAELASARTVLADAGIAATVTVSEGRPAPEADALLGWAVREGVTNVVRHSAARTCAITLEGTVLEIRDDGRGAEADASGNGLRGLAERVVALGGTLETVGRDGFLLRVTLP
- a CDS encoding ABC transporter permease, with translation MLGYIRLEIARSRRDTGYVILGFTMPVVMYLIFTNLGIAGDDRTWAALHVMVSMAAFGAIGSAFNNGTGIAEDRTAGWLRQLRITPLAPVRVIAGKAGTGMLVVLPAIAGVCLSAALLNGVRLEIWQWASIVLLLWAGSLPFTLLGLAIGYRFSGQTAAVLNIAANMALAIVGGLWLPTEGFPSWLKTLAEWTPSFTYADLARKVAFGQAPEAGVALILTGWLVAFGILAVYGYRRAGRVV
- a CDS encoding ABC transporter ATP-binding protein — protein: MTNDAVSLKNVTKRFGAVRAVDDLSLDIPAGQTVALLGPNGAGKSTGIGLLLGLLAPDSGTVRVFGGAPEAAIRGGRLAAMPQEGGLVSRTTVGELLGFVSGTYRAPLPLREVLAVAGLEELAGRRVERLSGGQAQRLRFALALAGDPELILLDEPTAALDVRARREFWESMRAFAARGRTVLFSTHYLEEADEYADRVVVIDRGRIVADGTSREIKRLVSLTTVSVTAPAEDVALLERLPGVTSVEIRGNRAHLRTRDADATVLALAEAGAVRDLEVAPAALEDAFIALTGVDA